The Nostoc sp. 'Lobaria pulmonaria (5183) cyanobiont' genome window below encodes:
- the psbA gene encoding photosystem II q(b) protein: MTATLQRRESANVWDRFCEWITSTNNRIYIGWFGVVMIPTLLAATACFVIAFIAAPPVDIDGIREPVAGSLIYGNNIISGAVVPSSNAIGLHFYPIWEAASLDEWLYNGGPYQLVIFHFLIGIFCYMGREWELSYRLGMRPWIAIAYSAPVAAASAVFLVYPIGQGSFSDGMPLGISGTFNFMIVFQAEHNILMHPFHQLGVAGVFGGSLFSAMHGSLVTSSLVRETTETESLNYGYKFGQEEETYNIVAAHGYFGRLIFQYASFNNSRSLHFFLAAWPVIGIWFTALGVSTMAFNLNGFNFNQSIIDSEGRVIATWADVINRANLGMEVMHERNAHNFPLDLAAGDFAPVALSAPAING, encoded by the coding sequence ATGACAGCAACCTTACAACGTCGCGAAAGCGCCAACGTATGGGATAGATTCTGCGAATGGATCACCAGCACCAACAACCGGATCTACATCGGTTGGTTTGGTGTAGTAATGATCCCCACCTTGCTAGCAGCTACCGCTTGCTTCGTAATCGCTTTCATCGCCGCACCCCCAGTAGACATCGATGGTATCCGCGAACCTGTTGCAGGTTCCTTGATTTACGGAAACAACATCATCTCTGGTGCAGTAGTACCTTCCTCCAACGCTATCGGTTTGCACTTCTACCCAATTTGGGAAGCAGCTTCTCTTGATGAGTGGTTGTACAATGGCGGTCCTTACCAGTTGGTAATCTTCCACTTCCTGATTGGCATATTCTGCTACATGGGTCGTGAATGGGAACTATCCTACCGCTTAGGAATGCGTCCTTGGATTGCTATAGCCTACTCAGCACCAGTAGCAGCAGCAAGTGCAGTATTCTTGGTATACCCCATCGGACAAGGTTCATTCTCTGATGGTATGCCTTTAGGTATAAGCGGAACATTCAACTTCATGATCGTGTTCCAAGCAGAACACAACATCTTGATGCACCCCTTCCACCAATTAGGTGTAGCTGGTGTATTCGGTGGAAGCTTGTTCAGTGCAATGCACGGTTCTCTTGTAACTTCTTCTTTGGTTCGTGAAACCACCGAAACTGAATCCCTTAACTACGGTTACAAATTCGGTCAAGAAGAAGAAACCTACAACATCGTTGCAGCCCACGGCTACTTCGGTCGTCTAATCTTCCAATACGCTTCTTTCAACAACAGCCGTTCACTGCACTTCTTCCTCGCAGCATGGCCTGTAATCGGTATCTGGTTTACCGCCTTGGGTGTTAGCACAATGGCGTTCAACTTGAACGGTTTCAACTTCAACCAATCAATCATTGATTCTGAAGGTCGTGTGATTGCAACTTGGGCAGATGTAATCAACCGCGCTAACCTGGGTATGGAAGTAATGCACGAGCGTAACGCTCACAACTTCCCTCTAGATTTGGCTGCTGGTGATTTTGCTCCTGTAGCTCTTAGTGCTCCTGCTATCAACGGTTAA
- a CDS encoding VOC family protein, with translation MTITLNHTIVPVYDKEASARFFAKIFGLEVELPVGHFAAVHINDALTLDFADAEAFEPHHYAFHVSDEEFDAIFARVKEAGIEYTSDPMHQNKGQINHWNQGRGFYFYDFDGHNLELLTRA, from the coding sequence ATGACAATTACTCTAAATCACACCATAGTGCCCGTATACGACAAAGAGGCATCGGCGCGGTTCTTTGCAAAAATTTTTGGTTTAGAGGTCGAGCTTCCCGTTGGTCACTTCGCTGCTGTGCATATAAATGATGCATTAACGCTCGACTTCGCTGACGCTGAAGCGTTTGAGCCACATCATTATGCGTTCCATGTCAGTGATGAAGAATTTGATGCAATTTTTGCACGCGTCAAAGAGGCAGGTATTGAATACACTAGCGACCCCATGCATCAGAATAAAGGACAAATTAACCACTGGAATCAAGGTCGTGGCTTCTATTTCTATGACTTTGATGGTCATAACTTAGAATTGTTAACCCGTGCATAG
- the murG gene encoding undecaprenyldiphospho-muramoylpentapeptide beta-N-acetylglucosaminyltransferase, giving the protein MANAPIRLLIAASGTGGHLFPAIALAQKLPDYQIEWLGVPDRLETQLVPKQYPLNTIAVEGFQQGFGLSSIRILGKLALSILEVRRILKQGNFQGVFTTGGYIAGPAVIAARSLGLPVIFHESNALPGKVTRFFGPWCSAVALGFEVAAKYLPRAQNVCVGTPVRAQFIDGAIDAPLDLAIPDGVPLIVVFGGSQGAVAINKLVRESAKAWFDAGIYVVHLTGDRDPEADSLKHPQYIALPFYNNMAALLQRATIAISRSGAGSLTELAVCGTPAILIPYPFAAEDHQSYNADVFTKAGAALTLKQSELTTEALQSNVLNLLQSPQELAKMREKAYAIAVPDSAEKLAQLVREVI; this is encoded by the coding sequence ATGGCAAACGCACCGATACGATTATTAATAGCTGCCAGTGGGACTGGTGGACATTTGTTTCCAGCGATCGCCCTGGCCCAAAAACTTCCAGATTATCAAATAGAATGGCTGGGAGTACCCGATCGCCTAGAAACTCAACTTGTCCCCAAACAGTATCCCTTGAATACTATTGCAGTTGAAGGGTTTCAGCAAGGGTTTGGACTTTCCTCGATTCGCATTTTGGGTAAACTTGCCCTTTCGATTCTAGAAGTCAGACGAATTCTCAAACAGGGAAATTTTCAAGGGGTGTTTACCACAGGGGGTTACATTGCCGGGCCAGCCGTCATTGCGGCGCGTTCTCTCGGTTTACCCGTGATTTTCCACGAATCTAACGCCTTACCTGGTAAAGTAACTCGCTTTTTTGGCCCTTGGTGTAGTGCGGTAGCCTTGGGATTTGAAGTAGCTGCTAAGTATTTACCTCGTGCCCAAAATGTCTGTGTTGGTACTCCCGTAAGAGCGCAGTTTATTGATGGAGCAATTGATGCACCACTGGATTTAGCTATTCCTGATGGTGTTCCTTTAATTGTTGTTTTTGGAGGTAGCCAGGGTGCAGTTGCAATAAATAAGTTGGTGCGCGAATCTGCAAAAGCTTGGTTTGATGCTGGTATTTATGTAGTACATTTAACTGGCGATCGCGATCCGGAAGCAGATAGTCTCAAACATCCACAGTACATAGCCTTACCTTTTTACAACAATATGGCGGCGTTGTTGCAACGAGCAACTATTGCTATTAGTCGTTCTGGCGCAGGTAGTTTAACAGAATTGGCAGTGTGTGGAACGCCAGCGATTTTGATTCCTTACCCCTTTGCCGCAGAAGACCATCAATCTTACAATGCAGACGTATTTACAAAAGCGGGTGCAGCGTTAACGTTGAAGCAATCTGAGTTGACGACTGAAGCATTGCAAAGTAATGTGTTGAATTTATTGCAGTCACCGCAAGAGTTAGCAAAAATGAGGGAAAAAGCTTATGCGATCGCAGTTCCTGATAGTGCGGAAAAGTTGGCGCAGTTAGTGCGTGAGGTGATATAA
- a CDS encoding SDR family oxidoreductase — protein sequence MTSLQNQIILITGASSGIGTACAKIFAGASTKLILAARRLERLQQLADTLSKDFSTEIHLLQLDVRDRNAVESAIATLPSAWSDIDILINNAGLSRGLDKLHEGSFQDWEDMIDTNVKGLLYVSRYVVPGMVSRDRGHVVNLGSIAGHQTYPGGNVYCATKAAVRAISEGLKQDLLGTRVRVTSVDPGMVETEFSEVRFHGNTERANKVYQGVTPLTADDVADVIFFCVTRSPHVNINEVVLMPVDQASATLVNRRT from the coding sequence ATGACATCCCTACAAAATCAAATCATTTTGATTACTGGTGCAAGTAGTGGTATTGGTACTGCTTGTGCAAAAATCTTTGCTGGTGCAAGTACAAAACTGATTTTAGCAGCACGAAGGTTAGAACGTTTGCAGCAGCTAGCAGATACTCTTAGTAAAGATTTTAGTACTGAAATTCATTTATTACAGCTAGATGTGCGCGATCGCAATGCTGTTGAATCTGCCATTGCGACTCTACCCTCTGCCTGGTCTGACATCGACATTCTCATTAATAATGCTGGTCTAAGTCGTGGTTTAGACAAGTTGCACGAAGGCAGCTTTCAAGACTGGGAAGACATGATTGATACTAACGTTAAGGGTTTACTTTACGTCTCCCGCTATGTCGTTCCGGGAATGGTAAGTCGCGATCGCGGTCATGTGGTAAATTTAGGTTCCATCGCTGGACATCAAACCTATCCCGGTGGCAATGTTTACTGTGCTACCAAAGCTGCTGTCAGAGCCATTTCTGAAGGTTTAAAACAAGACTTGTTGGGTACGCGGGTACGTGTAACTTCCGTCGATCCTGGTATGGTAGAAACGGAATTTAGCGAGGTACGCTTTCACGGAAATACTGAACGCGCTAACAAAGTCTATCAGGGAGTTACACCCCTAACAGCAGATGATGTGGCTGATGTGATATTTTTCTGTGTGACGCGATCGCCCCATGTAAATATTAATGAAGTTGTGCTAATGCCTGTTGACCAAGCTAGCGCTACCCTAGTTAATCGACGAACATAA
- a CDS encoding NADAR family protein, with protein sequence MTIYFYKVWQPYGCFSNFSLHGIHIEGAYWPTVEHYYQAQKFVGSTDAAIIPLIHAAATPEEAATLGRCSTRELRRDWDLVKTQIMREAVLKKFLTYADIREVLLKTGDEILVENSPTDSFWGCGANKSGQNYLGKTLMSVREEIRNLLSLTVIYE encoded by the coding sequence ATGACCATTTACTTTTATAAGGTTTGGCAGCCTTATGGCTGTTTTTCTAACTTTTCTCTCCACGGAATCCATATCGAGGGTGCTTACTGGCCAACGGTTGAGCATTATTATCAAGCGCAAAAGTTTGTAGGCAGCACAGATGCGGCAATTATACCTCTCATCCATGCTGCCGCCACCCCAGAAGAAGCTGCCACTTTGGGAAGATGTAGTACTCGCGAACTCCGACGAGACTGGGATTTGGTCAAAACTCAAATTATGCGAGAAGCTGTACTCAAAAAGTTTCTCACTTATGCTGATATTAGAGAAGTTCTCTTGAAGACAGGTGATGAGATTTTGGTTGAAAACTCCCCAACCGATTCTTTTTGGGGCTGTGGTGCTAATAAAAGCGGTCAAAACTATCTCGGTAAAACTCTCATGAGTGTGCGTGAAGAAATTCGTAATTTACTATCTTTAACAGTAATTTACGAATAA